A stretch of the Pelmatolapia mariae isolate MD_Pm_ZW linkage group LG23, Pm_UMD_F_2, whole genome shotgun sequence genome encodes the following:
- the LOC134621252 gene encoding chymotrypsin-like elastase family member 2A: MFGLQKFLLLLVLTCFGQLVHGIIHGGKAPEGSMRYMVSVQNNCSHVCGGFLITNNFVVTAAHCIHDYPTHVVLGNHNLKNGQIVEIKKKFVHNSYESPETGDDIMLLQLATTNSLHDVIQLPHAEIDLTANEVCQVAGWGKTMSGGKNVGELRVVDVSVINPQVCKNQWPQLPANVTCAGGYGTSKGFCQGDSGGPLVCKGFAVGIVSFNYNSNCNYPDKPNVYTDISKYLQWIDKILQNHK; encoded by the exons ATGTTCGGTCTGCAGAAATTTCTCCTCCTTCTTGTTCTGACCTGCTTTGGACAACTTG TGCATGGCATCATACATGGAGGAAAAGCCCCGGAGGGTTCAATGCGATATATGGTCTCTGTGCAAAACAACTGCAGTCATGTGTGTGGAGGGTTTCTCATCACTAATAACTTTGTGGTCACTGCCGCACACTGTATTCACGA CTACCCCACGCATGTTGTTCTTGGCAACCACAATCTCAAGAATGGCCAAATAgtagagattaaaaaaaaattcgtCCATAACAGTTACGAAAGCCCTGAGACGGGTGATGACATCATGCTCCTACAA TTGGCAACCACAAACAGTCTACACGATGTAATTCAACTTCCGCATGCTGAAATAGATCTAACAGCAAATGAAGTGTGCCAGGTGGCTGGATGGGGAAAAACTATGAGTGGTGGTAAAAATGTTGGTGAGCTGAGGGTGGTGGACGTGTCTGTCATTAACCCGCAAGTCTGTAAGAATCAATGGCCTCAACTTCCTGCCAATGTTACCTGTGCAGGTGGATATGGCACAAGCAAAGGATTCTGTCAG GGTGATTCTGGTGGTCCTCTGGTGTGCAAAGGGTTTGCTGTTGGTATCGTTTCTTTCAACTACAACAGCAATTGTAACTACCCAGATAAACCCAACGTCTACACGGACATCTCAAAATACCTCCAGTGGATCGACAAGATTCTACAAAACcacaagtaa
- the LOC134620877 gene encoding serine protease 57-like has protein sequence MVARYFLLLFVLSGADSSRIIGGRDAAPHSLPYMASVQLQGRHLCGGALVREDFVLTAAHCETRGTPTVVLGVDSLTGTEPTKQQFLVVKSFPHPGYDGHKNDIMLLKLNRRAQVSEAVQVVSLKPGRLNQISQCITAGWGDIGDNNTLPKTLQEVNVTTLPHMICKRRWGQVPITQSMVCGVGSHSLQGFCSGDSGGPLVCDGDAAGVISFSGRRCGDPQTPDVYTRISSFRTWIQRVLNDN, from the exons ATGGTAGCCAGATACTTCCTTCTGCTGTTTGTCCTCAGTG GAGCTGACAGTTCTCGGATTATTGGAGGCCGAGATGCTGCCCCCCACTCACTCCCCTACATGGCCTCAGTGCAACTTCAAGGTCGCCATTTGTGTGGAGGAGCACTAGTGAGAGAGGACTTTGTACTCACAGCAGCACATTGTGAGACACGTGG AACACCCACAGTTGTGCTGGGAGTTGATTCCCTGACAGGTACTGAGCCAACGAAGCAGCAGTTCCTTGTGGTCAAATCTTTTCCGCATCCAGGCTATGATGGACACAAAAATGATATCATGCTCCTCAAG CTGAACCGGAGGGCCCAAGTGTCTGAAGCAGTTCAGGTGGTCTCTCTGAAACCTGGCAGGCTGAATCAAATCAGCCAGTGCATCACAGCAGGCTGGGGCGATATAGGCGATAACAACACCTTACCAAAAACGCTTCAGGAAGTCAACGTCACCACTCTGCCACACATGATATGCAAAAGGAGATGGGGACAAGTTCCCATCACACAGTCGATGGTTTGCGGTGTGGGATCCCACAGCCTTCAAGGCTTCTGCTCA GGAGACTCAGGTGGACCGCTCGTGTGCGATGGAGATGCAGCGGGTGTTATCTCTTTCTCTGGGAGGCGATGTGGAGACCCCCAAACCCCCGATGTCTATACACGCATATCTTCTTTCCGGACATGGATTCAAAGGGTGTTGAATGACAATTAG
- the LOC134620671 gene encoding spindlin-1-like, producing the protein MSKKRGRKRSSGELSDTVTPDPNCILGVRIQHNWRERGNQSKWKGTVLDRVGVNPSLFMVKYDGFDCVYGIELFKDERVSNLQVLSEKVVNNKVKTPPGAEELVGKAVEHLFEKEDGEKNEWRGMVLSKAPVMTNWYYITYEKDPVLYMYQLWDDYAEGDLRILPEAENKHLLPADRKPGEETESLVGKQVEYVTDKGVKRTGLVIYQVPAKPSVYYIKYDDDFHIHVYDLVKTT; encoded by the exons ATGTCCAAGAAAAGGGGCAG AAAACGGAGCAGCGGGGAACTGAGTGACACAGTAACCCCAGACCCCAACTGCATTCTGGGAGTCCGCATTCAGCATAACTGGCGTGAGAGGGGGAATCAGAGCAAATGGAAGGGCACAGTACTTGACAGAGTTGGTGTAAATCCTTCCCTCTTCATGGTGAAATACGATGGCTTTGACTGCGTCTATGGCATTGAGTTGTTCAAGGATGAGAGAGTGTCCAACCTACAAGTGTTGTCAGAAAAAGTTG TAAACAATAAAGTCAAGACACCTCCAGGGGCGGAGGAGTTGGTTGGCAAAGCGGTGGAGCATTTATTTGAAAAGGAAGATGGAGAGAAGAATGAGTGGAGAGGCATGGTCCTCTCCAAAGCACCAGTTATGACCAACTGGTATTATATTACTTATGAAAAGGACCCCGTTCTTTATATGTACCAGCTGTGGGACGACTATGCTGAAGGAGACCTCAGGATTCTGCCTGAAGCAG AAAACAAGCACCTGTTGCCTGCAGACAGGAAGCCAGGAGAAGAGACGGAGAGTCTCGTTGGGAAACAAGTGGAGTACGTTACTGACAAGGGTGTGAAGAGAACAGGCCTGGTCATCTACCAGGTCCCGGCCAAGCCCTCTGTCTACTATATCAAATATGATGATGACTTTCATATTCATGTCTATGATCTTGTCAAAACCACCTAG
- the micos13 gene encoding MICOS complex subunit MIC13, which yields MATRIWPVMKLATKVTIAGGAVYVAYDSGLLGNSEQGSEALQKAKAVIPPAMEEWMKYFGVEAQLPTIPKIEFSPVDAWNSGIRWTVSNLSEAPTKATEYTSQGLQYLKDLTK from the exons ATGGCGACGAGGATTTGGCCTGTTATGAA ACTGGCCACCAAGGTGACCATTGCAGGAGGAGCTGTCTATGTTGCCTATGACTCTGGTCTCTTGGGGAACAGTGAACAGGGCTCAGAGGCTCTGCAGAAGGCCAAAGCAGTAATCCCACCCGCCATGGAGGAATGGATGAAGTACTTTGGTGTGGAG GCTCAACTTCCAACCATACCTAAGATTGAGTTCTCTCCTGTGGACGCATGGAATTCTG gCATACGGTGGACGGTTTCAAATCTTTCTGAGGCCCCGACAAAAGCCACTGAATACACAAGTCAGGGGCTGCAGTACTTGAAGGACCTCACAAAGTGA